In one Desulfuribacillus stibiiarsenatis genomic region, the following are encoded:
- the ablA gene encoding lysine 2,3-aminomutase codes for MRKDYTKFRLWKDVSPEDWNDWKWQLRNRITTLEELKEIVDLTEEEEQGIKTCLETLPMAITPHYATLIDSKNPDCPIRKQAIPTKLELETGCHDMEDPLHEEVDSPVPGITHRYPDRVLLLVTDQCSMYCRHCTRRRVAGNTDKTMPLAQINRAIQYIKSNPVIRDVLISGGDSLCVSDDLVEYLLKNIRAIPHVEIIRLGTRTPVVLPQRITPELCAIIQKYHPVWINTHFNHPSEITPEAKEACTKLANIGVPLGNQSVLLKGINDCHHIIKKLCHELVKMRVRPYYLYQCDLSQGIDHFRTSVSKGIEIIELLRGHTSGLSVPTFVVDAPGGGGKIPVNPQYLISQSSDKTILRNYEGVICVYTEPENSASDCTTCTKELCRDKKGKKLAASGLGTLFNDKEISLVPEGNMREERRKAFEDIQGATS; via the coding sequence TTGAGGAAAGACTATACCAAATTTCGCTTATGGAAAGATGTATCACCTGAGGATTGGAACGATTGGAAGTGGCAGCTTCGAAATCGAATCACTACCTTGGAGGAGTTGAAGGAAATTGTAGATCTTACAGAAGAAGAGGAGCAAGGGATTAAAACCTGTCTGGAAACTCTACCGATGGCCATTACTCCACATTATGCTACTCTAATCGATTCGAAGAACCCAGATTGTCCGATTCGCAAACAAGCCATACCGACAAAGCTGGAGCTAGAGACAGGTTGTCATGATATGGAAGATCCATTGCACGAGGAAGTAGATTCGCCAGTGCCAGGGATTACCCATCGTTATCCGGACCGAGTATTACTATTAGTGACTGATCAATGCTCTATGTATTGTAGACATTGCACTCGCAGAAGAGTTGCAGGGAACACAGACAAGACAATGCCGTTAGCACAGATTAACCGTGCAATTCAGTACATTAAGTCCAATCCAGTGATACGAGATGTTTTGATATCAGGAGGCGATAGCCTTTGTGTATCGGACGATTTAGTTGAATATTTGCTGAAAAACATAAGAGCAATACCACATGTCGAAATTATTCGTTTAGGGACAAGAACGCCCGTAGTATTACCCCAAAGAATTACCCCGGAATTGTGCGCTATCATTCAAAAATACCATCCAGTATGGATTAATACACATTTTAACCACCCATCCGAAATCACTCCTGAAGCGAAAGAAGCTTGCACAAAGCTTGCAAATATCGGTGTACCTTTGGGGAATCAGAGTGTTCTATTAAAGGGCATTAACGACTGTCACCATATTATCAAGAAACTATGTCATGAACTTGTGAAAATGAGAGTTCGACCATATTATCTATACCAGTGCGATTTGTCTCAAGGAATTGATCATTTTAGAACTTCTGTCTCGAAGGGAATAGAGATTATAGAATTGCTTCGTGGACATACGTCTGGTCTTAGCGTTCCTACATTTGTAGTCGATGCGCCTGGAGGCGGTGGAAAGATTCCAGTAAATCCACAATATTTAATTTCGCAATCTAGTGATAAAACAATTTTGCGTAATTACGAGGGTGTCATTTGCGTATACACAGAACCAGAGAATAGCGCTAGCGATTGTACGACTTGTACGAAAGAGCTGTGCCGTGATAAAAAAGGGAAAAAGTTAGCAGCCAGCGGCTTGGGAACATTGTTTAATGATAAGGAAATTAGTTTAGTTCCAGAAGGAAACATGCGTGAAGAGAGACGTAAGGCGTTTGAAGATATTCAAGGAGCGACCAGTTAA
- a CDS encoding TIGR01457 family HAD-type hydrolase → MKKYQGYLLDLDGTIYRGTEPIPEAIEFVKRLQERNIPFLFLTNNSSKTQLQVAEKLNSYGLTITVDHVYTSSMAAARFLVQENQHERIRAYVIGEEGMIQAVKSQGIQITEDNPSHVVMGIDRHINYEKLATACLAIRNGAKLLATNLDRAIPTERGLLPGNGSIVSVVTTSTGIEPIVVGKPMPIITQYALEKLGVAKDLALMVGDNYETDICTGFNAGMDTLLVFTGFTSKEDLQQKDRKPTYCIDSLNQWIL, encoded by the coding sequence TTGAAAAAGTATCAAGGATATTTGCTAGATTTAGATGGGACTATATATCGTGGAACAGAGCCAATTCCTGAGGCAATCGAATTTGTAAAGCGGTTACAGGAGAGAAACATTCCGTTTCTGTTTCTTACGAATAATTCGTCAAAGACCCAACTGCAAGTAGCAGAAAAGCTTAACTCCTATGGACTTACAATCACTGTAGACCATGTGTATACATCGAGCATGGCTGCTGCTAGATTTCTAGTACAAGAAAACCAGCACGAGAGAATCCGTGCCTATGTGATTGGGGAAGAAGGGATGATACAAGCGGTTAAAAGCCAAGGAATTCAGATTACAGAAGACAATCCTAGCCATGTTGTGATGGGGATTGACCGTCATATCAACTATGAGAAACTTGCTACTGCATGTCTAGCAATTCGCAATGGGGCAAAACTACTTGCGACAAATCTCGATCGCGCGATTCCTACCGAGCGGGGCCTACTACCAGGGAATGGATCGATTGTATCAGTCGTCACGACATCCACTGGCATAGAACCAATCGTTGTTGGCAAACCAATGCCAATCATTACACAGTACGCACTTGAGAAACTAGGGGTAGCAAAAGATTTGGCACTGATGGTTGGCGATAACTATGAAACGGATATTTGCACAGGTTTTAACGCTGGTATGGATACGTTACTCGTTTTTACTGGATTTACTTCAAAAGAAGATTTGCAACAAAAAGACAGGAAACCAACGTATTGTATTGATTCCTTAAATCAATGGATACTTTAG
- the purD gene encoding phosphoribosylamine--glycine ligase, producing the protein MRVLVVGRGGREHALAWKLAQSPEVLNVYVAPGNPGIATIPQCECVAIDELDIEEIVTFAIQKTMDLVVVGPEAPLSAGLVDALTDSGIPAFGPTKDAAQIEASKEFAKKLMVEYNIPTAAYASFTELEAAKEYIRKQGAPIVVKADGLAAGKGVIVAMTLEEALDAVDQIMGDSIFGNAGSRVVIEEFLEGEEVTIMAFVDGKTVVPMVMAQDHKPVFDNNEGPNTGGMGTYSPVPQFPASLTDEVVKTIIQPTVDALKDKGIVYKGVLYAGLMITKDGPKVIEFNARFGDPETQVVLPRLETEIISVFSAVIQGKLEYIDIEWSNDATVCIVMAAGGYPGTYEKGRVITGLEQIDREFGNNVYVFHAGTTTKDGEIVTNGGRVLGVMGRGMDLLQARDYAYQAIPYIAFEGAHYRTDIGLKGIKNVQ; encoded by the coding sequence ATGAGAGTTTTAGTTGTTGGTCGTGGTGGACGTGAGCATGCACTCGCATGGAAATTGGCTCAAAGTCCTGAAGTGCTGAATGTGTATGTTGCGCCTGGTAACCCTGGAATCGCGACAATTCCACAATGTGAATGCGTAGCAATCGATGAATTAGACATCGAGGAAATTGTTACTTTTGCCATACAGAAGACGATGGATCTTGTTGTCGTCGGCCCAGAAGCGCCACTTTCTGCTGGTCTTGTGGATGCATTAACGGATTCAGGGATACCAGCATTTGGTCCTACGAAAGATGCTGCACAAATCGAGGCTAGTAAGGAATTCGCGAAGAAACTAATGGTAGAGTATAACATACCAACAGCAGCATATGCATCGTTTACAGAATTAGAGGCAGCGAAGGAATACATTCGTAAACAAGGTGCCCCTATTGTAGTAAAGGCAGATGGTTTAGCAGCAGGTAAAGGTGTAATTGTAGCTATGACCTTGGAAGAAGCATTAGATGCTGTAGACCAAATCATGGGCGATAGTATCTTTGGCAACGCTGGAAGTCGAGTCGTGATTGAGGAGTTCTTAGAAGGTGAAGAAGTAACAATCATGGCATTTGTCGATGGGAAGACGGTAGTTCCGATGGTGATGGCACAGGATCATAAGCCAGTGTTTGACAATAACGAAGGACCGAATACTGGTGGAATGGGAACGTATTCTCCAGTACCGCAATTCCCTGCGTCGCTTACGGATGAGGTTGTAAAAACAATTATTCAACCAACAGTCGATGCACTAAAAGATAAAGGGATTGTTTACAAAGGCGTCCTATATGCTGGTCTAATGATTACGAAAGACGGTCCGAAAGTTATTGAATTTAATGCTCGTTTTGGAGATCCAGAAACACAAGTGGTACTACCGCGTTTAGAAACGGAAATCATCTCAGTCTTTAGTGCCGTCATTCAAGGAAAACTTGAGTACATTGACATTGAGTGGTCGAATGATGCTACCGTATGTATTGTCATGGCAGCAGGGGGCTATCCGGGCACCTATGAAAAGGGTCGTGTCATTACTGGTCTAGAGCAGATTGATAGGGAGTTTGGCAACAACGTATATGTGTTCCATGCTGGAACCACAACTAAGGATGGAGAAATTGTAACGAATGGTGGACGCGTGTTAGGTGTTATGGGGAGAGGCATGGATTTATTGCAAGCTCGCGATTATGCATATCAGGCGATTCCTTACATTGCATTTGAAGGTGCGCACTATCGTACCGATATAGGGTTAAAAGGAATTAAAAACGTTCAATAG
- the purH gene encoding bifunctional phosphoribosylaminoimidazolecarboxamide formyltransferase/IMP cyclohydrolase, producing the protein MKKRALVSVSDKTGIVELAKKLVEIGVEIISTGGTKKLLQENEVPVIGISDITGFPEILDGRVKTLHPNVHGGLLGRRDLPSHLEQMEKNQIEPIDFVIVNLYPFKETISKADVTLEDAIENIDIGGPSMLRSAAKNHKDVIVLVDSTDYEPVLNELQEKGSVSYETRIALAAKVFRHTSAYDALIAEYLTKQTGQEFPEKITMTYEKIQDLRYGENPHQNAAFYREALPDAGNISTARQLHGKELSYNNINDAHAALSILAEYSEPAVVAVKHTNPCGVGIAGSIYGAYQKAYEADPVSIFGGIVALNREVDEETANAMKDVFLEIIVAPKFSDKALSILTAKKNLRLLEIDIEASNDLRNPYTTLKVGGGLLVQKQDLKTIEATELKVVTKRQPTEEEIRQLLFAWKVVKHVKSNAIVLAKDNQTIGVGAGQMNRVGSAKIAIEQAGVNAKGSVLASDAFFPMADTVEAAAKAGITAIIQPGGSIRDEDSIKEADKHGITMVFTGVRHFKH; encoded by the coding sequence GTGAAAAAGCGAGCACTGGTATCAGTTTCTGATAAAACAGGTATTGTGGAATTGGCAAAAAAGCTAGTAGAAATCGGTGTAGAAATTATTTCTACCGGAGGCACGAAAAAGCTTCTGCAAGAAAACGAGGTACCTGTAATCGGTATATCTGACATTACAGGATTTCCAGAAATACTCGATGGACGTGTAAAAACGTTACACCCGAATGTTCATGGTGGTCTTTTAGGGCGTAGAGACTTACCTTCTCATCTTGAACAAATGGAAAAGAATCAAATTGAACCAATCGATTTCGTAATCGTGAACCTATATCCTTTCAAAGAGACAATTTCTAAAGCTGACGTTACATTAGAAGATGCAATCGAGAATATCGACATTGGTGGTCCAAGTATGCTACGTTCAGCGGCTAAGAATCACAAGGATGTGATTGTATTAGTCGATAGCACAGATTATGAGCCAGTCCTAAACGAGTTGCAGGAAAAGGGTTCTGTTTCTTACGAAACGCGTATCGCACTAGCTGCTAAGGTATTCCGTCACACATCTGCGTATGACGCGTTAATTGCGGAATATTTAACAAAGCAAACAGGACAAGAGTTCCCAGAGAAAATCACTATGACGTATGAGAAAATCCAAGATCTGCGTTATGGAGAGAACCCTCATCAAAACGCTGCATTTTATCGTGAAGCGTTGCCGGATGCTGGTAATATATCGACAGCGAGACAGCTTCATGGCAAAGAACTTTCATATAATAATATCAATGATGCCCATGCTGCATTATCGATATTGGCAGAATATTCGGAGCCAGCAGTAGTAGCTGTAAAGCATACGAATCCTTGCGGGGTTGGTATTGCAGGTAGTATTTACGGTGCTTACCAAAAGGCGTATGAGGCAGACCCTGTATCAATTTTTGGTGGGATTGTTGCACTCAATCGCGAGGTTGATGAAGAGACGGCGAATGCAATGAAAGATGTATTCTTAGAAATCATTGTAGCGCCGAAGTTTTCAGACAAGGCACTATCGATTCTTACGGCGAAGAAAAACCTACGTTTGTTAGAGATAGACATAGAGGCAAGCAATGATTTAAGAAATCCGTATACAACATTAAAGGTTGGTGGTGGTCTTTTAGTTCAGAAGCAAGACCTGAAGACAATAGAGGCAACCGAATTAAAAGTAGTGACAAAGCGTCAGCCTACGGAAGAAGAGATTCGCCAATTATTATTTGCTTGGAAGGTAGTAAAGCATGTGAAATCAAACGCTATCGTATTAGCGAAGGATAATCAAACGATTGGTGTTGGAGCAGGGCAGATGAACCGTGTCGGTTCAGCAAAGATAGCCATAGAACAAGCGGGAGTTAATGCAAAAGGATCAGTCCTAGCGTCAGATGCGTTCTTCCCAATGGCAGATACAGTAGAAGCGGCAGCTAAGGCAGGAATTACAGCAATCATTCAGCCAGGTGGATCGATTCGAGATGAAGACTCTATCAAAGAAGCAGATAAACATGGAATAACGATGGTGTTCACAGGAGTGCGCCACTTTAAACACTAA
- the purN gene encoding phosphoribosylglycinamide formyltransferase, whose amino-acid sequence MESNNLDSQRLKIAVLASGNGSNLQALIDRQDDSNSQYRIVAVITDKPGAKAIERARNAEIPAYELSPKAFVSKQEYEKQIVQYLHQHEVQFVVLAGYMRIVGEELLQAYEGRMINLHPSLLPAFQGLHAPQQAIDAGVRVSGCTIHFVDEGLDTGPIILQQAVLVDFHDTEQSLQAKIQQHEHRMVVEVVNLYAQNRIIRHGRRTEII is encoded by the coding sequence GTGGAATCGAATAATTTAGATTCGCAACGATTGAAAATAGCTGTCCTTGCATCAGGAAATGGGTCGAATCTGCAAGCGTTAATCGATCGACAAGACGATAGTAACTCTCAATATAGGATTGTAGCTGTAATCACAGATAAGCCTGGTGCCAAGGCAATAGAGCGCGCACGGAATGCAGAAATTCCAGCGTATGAGCTATCGCCGAAAGCTTTTGTGTCGAAACAAGAGTACGAAAAGCAAATTGTACAGTACTTGCACCAGCATGAAGTGCAGTTTGTTGTACTTGCAGGCTACATGAGGATTGTCGGTGAGGAACTATTGCAGGCGTATGAAGGAAGAATGATTAACTTACATCCGTCGTTGTTACCAGCCTTTCAAGGGCTTCATGCTCCACAGCAGGCAATTGATGCGGGGGTTAGGGTATCAGGATGTACAATTCACTTTGTCGATGAAGGTTTAGATACAGGACCAATTATTCTGCAACAAGCAGTACTGGTTGATTTTCACGACACAGAACAATCCCTGCAAGCGAAAATCCAACAACATGAGCATCGTATGGTTGTGGAAGTTGTGAACCTATATGCGCAGAACCGAATCATCCGCCACGGAAGACGGACTGAGATTATCTAA
- the purM gene encoding phosphoribosylformylglycinamidine cyclo-ligase: MSLYKDAGVDIDAGNEAVNRMKPHVKKTWRKEVLTDLGSFGALFQLDLKKFHEPVLVSGTDGVGTKLKVAFALDKHDTIGIDAVAMCVNDIVVQGAEPLFFLDYLACGRLEPGKVEQIIKGIADGCAMSGCALIGGETAEMPGMYAEGEYDIAGFSVGAVNKSEIIDGSKVQAGDVIIGLASSGVHSNGLSLVRKVISDNQIPFDQEFNGKTIGEEILTPTKLYVKSVLAVKEQFALHAAAHITGGGFYENIPRVFSDAYKAVIELGAWEIPKIFSFLEEKGQIPKREMFRTFNMGIGMLLVVPAEQADAVMQLATEHGETAYRIGHIEARNAEEPGVVIRGIE, translated from the coding sequence ATGAGCTTATATAAAGATGCTGGTGTAGATATAGATGCAGGGAATGAAGCGGTCAATCGTATGAAACCGCACGTAAAGAAAACGTGGCGTAAAGAAGTGTTAACAGACTTGGGAAGTTTCGGGGCGCTGTTTCAGTTAGATTTGAAAAAGTTCCATGAGCCTGTTCTAGTTTCAGGAACGGATGGCGTAGGTACGAAACTGAAGGTTGCTTTTGCATTGGATAAACATGATACGATTGGTATCGACGCGGTAGCAATGTGTGTCAATGATATCGTAGTACAAGGTGCAGAGCCATTATTTTTCTTAGATTATCTTGCTTGTGGCAGGCTAGAGCCGGGCAAGGTTGAGCAGATTATCAAGGGAATTGCTGATGGCTGTGCAATGTCAGGTTGCGCATTAATTGGCGGCGAAACTGCTGAAATGCCGGGTATGTACGCGGAAGGCGAGTATGATATCGCTGGGTTTTCTGTAGGTGCAGTGAATAAGAGTGAAATCATTGATGGATCAAAGGTACAAGCAGGGGATGTTATCATTGGGCTTGCATCTAGTGGTGTTCACTCGAATGGATTATCACTCGTTCGTAAGGTCATTTCTGACAATCAAATTCCATTTGACCAAGAATTCAATGGTAAGACGATAGGGGAAGAGATTTTAACTCCGACAAAGCTTTATGTGAAATCTGTATTAGCTGTGAAAGAGCAATTCGCTTTACATGCGGCGGCGCACATTACGGGCGGCGGATTTTACGAGAATATTCCTCGCGTCTTCTCAGATGCTTATAAAGCTGTAATCGAGTTAGGAGCTTGGGAAATCCCGAAGATTTTCTCTTTCTTAGAAGAAAAAGGCCAAATTCCAAAACGTGAGATGTTCCGTACATTTAATATGGGGATTGGTATGCTTTTAGTTGTACCTGCTGAGCAGGCAGATGCAGTCATGCAATTAGCGACAGAACATGGCGAGACTGCTTACCGCATCGGGCATATCGAGGCGAGAAATGCTGAAGAGCCAGGAGTTGTGATTCGTGGAATCGAATAA
- the purF gene encoding amidophosphoribosyltransferase encodes MCGVFGIYNNSKAAQLTYYALYALQHRGQESAGIISSNEGKFHHHKGLGLVADVFKEEQIASLEGKAAIGHVRYSTTGANSLQNAQPLFFKYQGGNLALAHNGNLVNAHQLRSHLERQGSIFQTTSDTEVAAHLIARAGYENSEQSVKESLGMIKGSYAMLFLADNKLIAVRDPNGIRPLSLGKLNGSFVVSSETCAFDTIGATFLRDVEPGEMIIIDQDGIRSERVSSYPTQATCVFEYIYFARPDSDIEGLNVHTVRKQLGKRLAQEAPIEADVVTGVPDSSISAAIGYAEEANIPYELGLIKNRYIGRTFIQPSQELRERGVRLKLNAVRKVVAGKRVVMIDDSIVRGTTSGRIVSMLREAGATEVHVRISSPPVTHPCYYGIDTSAKEELIASSKSIEEIREHIGADTLAYLSTEGMLDTFKDRLGAISEATQCCGYCEGCFSGSYPTEIIEQDKHSLER; translated from the coding sequence ATGTGCGGTGTTTTTGGCATTTATAACAATTCGAAGGCTGCTCAACTTACGTATTATGCCCTTTATGCACTGCAACACAGAGGACAGGAAAGTGCCGGTATTATTAGTTCCAACGAAGGTAAATTTCATCACCACAAAGGCCTTGGATTAGTTGCTGATGTCTTTAAAGAAGAACAAATTGCAAGTTTAGAAGGTAAAGCTGCCATCGGTCATGTGCGCTACTCAACAACGGGAGCGAATTCCTTGCAGAATGCGCAACCATTATTTTTCAAGTATCAAGGTGGAAATCTTGCCTTAGCCCATAACGGAAATCTAGTGAATGCTCATCAATTACGCAGTCACTTAGAAAGACAGGGCAGTATTTTTCAAACGACTAGCGACACGGAGGTAGCAGCACATTTAATCGCGCGTGCAGGCTATGAGAATAGTGAGCAGTCTGTCAAGGAAAGCTTAGGCATGATTAAAGGCTCCTATGCGATGTTGTTTCTAGCAGATAACAAGTTAATAGCAGTCCGTGACCCGAATGGGATTCGACCGCTATCACTTGGAAAACTGAATGGAAGCTTTGTCGTATCTTCTGAGACATGCGCATTTGATACGATCGGTGCTACTTTCCTTCGCGATGTAGAACCTGGCGAAATGATTATTATCGACCAAGATGGAATTAGAAGTGAACGAGTATCGAGTTATCCGACACAAGCGACATGTGTATTTGAATATATTTACTTTGCTAGACCAGATAGTGACATCGAAGGCTTAAACGTCCATACGGTGCGTAAGCAACTAGGGAAACGACTGGCGCAGGAAGCACCGATTGAGGCGGATGTCGTCACTGGGGTACCTGACTCTAGTATATCTGCTGCGATTGGATATGCAGAAGAAGCCAATATCCCGTACGAGCTTGGGTTAATCAAAAACCGTTATATAGGAAGAACCTTTATACAACCTTCGCAAGAATTAAGAGAACGCGGAGTACGTTTGAAATTGAACGCTGTCCGCAAGGTAGTTGCTGGGAAACGCGTGGTCATGATTGATGACTCGATAGTCCGTGGTACTACCAGCGGACGAATTGTCAGCATGCTGCGTGAAGCTGGTGCTACAGAGGTGCATGTTCGCATTAGTTCACCGCCAGTAACGCACCCTTGCTACTATGGCATAGATACTTCTGCGAAAGAAGAGTTAATTGCTTCTAGTAAATCGATAGAAGAGATTCGTGAACATATCGGGGCAGACACCCTCGCATACTTATCGACAGAAGGAATGCTCGACACGTTTAAAGATCGTTTAGGGGCTATCAGTGAAGCAACTCAATGCTGTGGGTATTGTGAAGGATGTTTCAGTGGATCGTATCCGACGGAAATTATTGAACAAGATAAACATAGCTTAGAGAGGTAG
- the purC gene encoding phosphoribosylaminoimidazolesuccinocarboxamide synthase: MNKGQMLYEGKAKRIYQTNEEGIYWVEYKDDATAFNGAKKGQIANKGFLNNKISALFFQLLKKHGIENHFVQSISENEQLIRKVEIVKVEVVVRNVAAGSLAKRLGLEEGTELPHTIVEFYYKDDALNDPFINDDHISILKLATPEQIVEMKSQALKVNQVLRQFMKELGILLVDFKLEFGIDVEGKILLADEISPDTCRFWDAVTKEKLDKDRFRQDLGGVEEAYQEILKRLEAQM, translated from the coding sequence GTGAATAAGGGTCAAATGCTATATGAGGGAAAAGCGAAGAGAATCTACCAAACGAACGAAGAAGGCATCTACTGGGTAGAGTACAAAGATGATGCAACTGCTTTTAACGGTGCGAAAAAAGGGCAGATTGCGAACAAGGGATTTTTGAATAACAAAATCAGTGCGTTGTTCTTCCAATTGTTAAAGAAACACGGTATTGAGAATCACTTTGTACAAAGCATTTCAGAAAACGAACAACTGATTCGAAAGGTGGAAATCGTGAAGGTCGAAGTTGTTGTACGGAATGTGGCTGCAGGTTCTTTAGCGAAGCGTTTAGGATTAGAAGAAGGTACGGAGCTACCTCATACAATTGTCGAGTTTTACTATAAAGATGACGCATTAAATGACCCTTTTATAAACGACGATCATATCTCGATTTTAAAGCTGGCGACTCCAGAGCAAATTGTTGAAATGAAGAGTCAAGCACTGAAGGTCAATCAAGTGCTACGTCAGTTCATGAAAGAGCTAGGGATTTTGTTAGTAGACTTCAAGTTGGAGTTTGGGATTGATGTCGAAGGAAAGATTTTGCTAGCGGATGAAATATCTCCTGACACATGCCGCTTTTGGGATGCTGTAACGAAGGAAAAATTAGACAAAGATCGCTTCCGCCAGGACTTAGGCGGGGTGGAAGAAGCGTATCAGGAAATCCTTAAACGATTGGAGGCACAAATGTAA
- the purB gene encoding adenylosuccinate lyase yields the protein MIERYSRPEMTAIWTEENKFNAWLRVEIEACEAWSELGIIPKEDVALLWKKASFDVQRIHEIEAETRHDVVAFTRAVSETLGEEKKWVHYGLTSTDVVDTALAFLIKQANDILRKDIEYVIEVLRKRAIEHKNTIMMGRTHGVHAEPTTFGLKLALWYEEMKRNLDRFNRAAEEIEFGKMSGAVGTYANIEPFVEEYVCKKLGLSPAPVSTQTLQRDRHAHYLSVIALVGTTLEKIGVEIRGLQKSEVREVEERFHKGQKGSSAMPHKRNPVSSENICGLARVLRGNMVAEYDCVPLWHERDISHSSVERIIIPDSTILLNYMLRRMGGVLAELTVFPENMRRNMDRTFGLIFSQRVLLKLIEKGMSREQAYDMVQRKAMQAWEEQTSFKGLVEGEESIMHHLTTEEIEDCFDPRYHVKHVDTIFKRIGLID from the coding sequence ATGATAGAAAGATACAGTAGACCAGAAATGACAGCCATTTGGACAGAAGAGAACAAATTCAACGCTTGGTTACGTGTAGAGATTGAGGCTTGCGAAGCGTGGTCAGAGTTAGGGATTATCCCGAAAGAGGATGTTGCTCTATTGTGGAAGAAAGCTAGCTTTGATGTACAACGCATCCATGAGATTGAAGCAGAAACGCGCCACGATGTGGTGGCTTTCACAAGAGCAGTTTCTGAAACTTTAGGAGAAGAGAAGAAGTGGGTTCATTACGGTCTTACGTCTACAGACGTGGTAGACACAGCACTTGCCTTCTTGATTAAACAAGCAAATGACATCCTGCGTAAGGATATAGAATATGTGATAGAAGTGCTTCGTAAACGTGCTATCGAGCACAAAAACACGATTATGATGGGTAGAACTCACGGTGTTCATGCGGAACCAACAACTTTTGGCTTGAAGCTTGCGTTGTGGTATGAAGAAATGAAGCGTAACCTAGATCGATTTAACCGTGCAGCGGAAGAAATAGAGTTTGGAAAAATGTCTGGCGCTGTAGGGACATATGCGAATATTGAGCCTTTTGTAGAAGAATATGTATGTAAAAAGCTAGGTTTATCACCAGCGCCTGTGTCAACACAAACATTACAACGTGATCGCCATGCGCATTACCTTTCTGTAATAGCTTTGGTTGGGACAACCCTAGAGAAGATTGGCGTTGAAATCCGTGGCTTACAAAAGAGTGAAGTACGTGAGGTAGAGGAACGTTTCCATAAAGGGCAAAAAGGTTCGTCTGCTATGCCGCACAAGCGTAACCCAGTATCTAGTGAAAACATTTGTGGTCTTGCGCGCGTACTACGCGGAAATATGGTTGCTGAATATGATTGTGTGCCATTATGGCATGAACGCGACATTTCCCACTCATCAGTAGAGCGTATCATTATTCCAGATAGCACAATCCTTCTAAACTATATGCTGCGTCGTATGGGCGGAGTATTAGCGGAATTAACGGTATTCCCGGAAAATATGAGAAGAAATATGGATCGTACCTTTGGACTGATTTTCTCTCAACGAGTATTGTTGAAATTGATTGAAAAGGGCATGTCAAGGGAGCAAGCTTATGACATGGTACAAAGAAAAGCAATGCAGGCGTGGGAAGAACAAACATCCTTCAAAGGCTTAGTGGAAGGCGAAGAAAGTATCATGCACCACCTAACGACTGAAGAAATCGAAGACTGCTTCGACCCTCGTTATCATGTAAAGCATGTAGATACAATTTTCAAACGTATTGGATTAATCGACTAG